The following proteins are co-located in the Trichormus variabilis 0441 genome:
- a CDS encoding DedA family protein codes for MSLELISLENIQEFAHQYGYWAIFLGILLENLGLPIPGETVTLVGGFLAGSDELSYWLVLGVAVAGAVIGANCGYWIGKLGGWPFLLQIGKIFRISEEKLLNIKEQFSQNAAKAVFFGRFFALLRIFAAPLAGIAEMPFGRFFAYNVAGATAWASLMVTLAFFAGKVISLEQLVAWVSQFAILAVAILAALILVPIWLESRQVKRAAGE; via the coding sequence ATGTCTCTTGAGCTGATTTCACTAGAAAACATTCAGGAGTTTGCCCATCAGTACGGTTACTGGGCTATTTTCTTAGGAATTTTACTAGAAAATTTGGGTCTTCCCATCCCCGGTGAAACCGTAACTCTAGTGGGTGGCTTTTTGGCTGGCAGTGATGAATTGAGTTACTGGCTGGTTCTCGGTGTCGCCGTTGCTGGAGCCGTAATTGGCGCTAATTGCGGCTACTGGATTGGTAAACTAGGCGGCTGGCCTTTCTTGCTGCAAATAGGGAAAATTTTTCGGATATCTGAAGAAAAACTCTTAAATATCAAAGAACAATTTAGTCAAAATGCTGCTAAAGCTGTATTTTTTGGCCGCTTTTTTGCGTTATTAAGAATTTTTGCGGCACCATTGGCTGGTATAGCTGAAATGCCTTTTGGAAGATTCTTTGCTTACAACGTAGCCGGAGCAACTGCTTGGGCTAGCCTGATGGTGACATTAGCCTTTTTTGCAGGTAAGGTTATATCCCTTGAACAGTTGGTAGCTTGGGTCAGTCAATTTGCAATTTTAGCTGTAGCCATACTTGCGGCATTGATTCTTGTACCTATATGGTTGGAATCGCGCCAGGTTAAACGCGCGGCTGGGGAATAG
- a CDS encoding STAS domain-containing protein: MTLTQEPQVVLFKPQGSIDLQGGLALTEQMTQAGSQPHQLWVLDLAEVDFMDSSGLVSLVKGLTSARQLGCRLILCNVQTPVRLILELTQLDSVFEIFDSYEEILTLVNDSSFALVS, encoded by the coding sequence ATGACACTCACTCAAGAACCACAAGTAGTTTTGTTTAAGCCCCAAGGCAGTATAGATTTGCAAGGTGGCTTGGCTTTGACTGAACAGATGACTCAGGCAGGGTCTCAACCGCATCAACTTTGGGTACTTGATTTAGCGGAGGTAGATTTTATGGATAGCTCCGGATTAGTTTCACTAGTAAAAGGACTTACTTCAGCGCGCCAACTTGGTTGTCGCTTGATACTATGCAACGTACAAACTCCAGTCCGATTGATTTTGGAACTGACTCAGCTAGACTCTGTATTTGAAATTTTTGATAGCTACGAGGAAATCTTAACACTCGTCAACGATAGTAGTTTTGCTTTAGTAAGCTAA